In Chaetodon auriga isolate fChaAug3 chromosome 22, fChaAug3.hap1, whole genome shotgun sequence, the genomic window GCTCAGGTAAACAGggcaggggaggggggaggaaggaggacacAGGTGGGTGCAGGTAACAAGCCCCAATGGGACATACCCATACACATCTGAAATTATTGCCTTGACACCACCGCAGTGAAAAAAACAACGAACATGTCAGCATCTCGGCAAGCCTGACTGGTGAATTTGGCAAGTTAAAGACTTTTAAAGAACACGAGAAAGAAAGATCATGAGATTTAACGCCGTAGCTGCAACCAAAGACTGCTAACTCTTTGGTTAATGCGTTCTTGCACTGTCATCAGATCCTGCGACACTCGAGCCATCCATGGGACATGATTTAAGATCCTGTTGTAGATCCCATCTGAATACAGTCGTGTGTGGCTGATTTCCCACCAGAGAAACATTACAAACACCACCTTTGGACATGTTTTACTACCAGAGTGGCTGCAGTTACAGACAGTTGATAGTAATATGAAAACAGGACTCTTTCTAGAATCTGCAGACAGCCTTTTACTAAGGGTCAGTACTGTACCCTCTCACATATTTTAATTACAGGTTCTAAATGCTATGCTAtgagtgatttttttatttcaaacctTTACTGACTTGCACTACAAAGCAATCAATCATTTAACACCTGCACATATGTTTATACAATAAACGAAATTCTACTGAGCCATTAGCACACGGAAATATGCAGCTAACAACCCATTTAATGCTTGTGTACCATGCACGCTGCCTCTATAAAAGCTACAGGCTAATTAGTTTGATGCTGAAGCAGGATGAGAGGCAGTTGACTCTCATCTCCAGGGGACCCCGGCCCTGACAGCTGTCCCGTACTCATCCAGCTGTTAGGCCAAAACATATCTTAGTCACGTCTCCCATCCTCACCTGTTCAGAGCCATTGTGACAGTGGCTCCGGGCTGAATCTCCTGACTGGCAGCGACGGCGGCCTCAGCCAGGGATGCCACCGCCTGCGTGGCCTCTGAGGCCTGAGTGGTTTGGATTGTCATCTCGTTGCCCTGGAGGGTGGCCCAGTTCTGCTCCACCTGGAGAAGAACAAGACAATTTCATGCAAATGAAGATCAGCAGTGCAGCAATAAAGACTGTTTCTGGATTGCTGGTCTTCTAGCTTCATGGCGCAGAACGTCGGTGTTACCTCTCCATCAGTCACAGTGGAGTAGTTGACCTGCGCCACCGTCACACCGGGCAGCTCTGAAGCATCTGCCAGAGTGGCAACTGTGTGTCCTGTGCCAACCTGAGAGAAAGGTGGTGcagtcacagaaaacaaacagtgaacacATTAAACCTCAGATTTACTGAATGAGATTCTGATCTGAACATAACAGCCACTGAAACGCACCTGGATGAGCGAGACCGTTCCGTCGGGGTTGTTGATGGTCTGTACCACCGTTTGTGAGGGCACAAGGTGAGCGATGCTCTGCGCGGTGGTCAGGTGGTGCTGGGTGGGGGCTGCCGTGGTTACCTGTTGGTCCTCAAAAGCGTACAGCAGATCCTCGCGGCCGTGCTGCTTGTAGCAGTTTTTAACGATGGTCCGCAACGCTTGCGTCCACGACACCTTGGGAAACACAAATAGAAGTTAATATGGCAAACAATTCTGCAGCTTGAGGTCTTCAAATACCACTTATGACTAACCAAGTCAGGAACTTGAGTAGTTTAAAGCCACTTTGGGACCTATCATATGAAAAGAGATGTGGCATCTCTTGGAATATGCCTGTTATCCACTTTGCACCATCTGTATCGTGCAGAAATTGAGGCTTAAAAAGAACTGCTATTGGAAGGAGGGGCAAAATCAACAAAGCAAACGTCATTACAACAGTATTTCCCTCAccctctgtttctgctcttctGTGCGAACGTCACTGCGGACGTTGGCCCACGGGATGTCCTCAGGCCACCACACCGGCTTGCAGCTCTCCTTACCCCAGCCAGGCTTCCCTCGGCCCGTTGAGTACTTCAGCATCTCTGGGATGAACGCTCGCAGCTGGGCCTGAAGCAAAAGGACAGATGCATGCCGCAAAGAGATGATACAGTCACTAAAACTCTGAAGTGGAGAGCtgcactgtctctctctctctcacacacacacatacataagcAAACACGCCCTTGAGCAGGCAGCAGGAGGCGCGTATTGATCGGGTACCTGCTGCCGGGTGCTGAGGTGGTCAAGGCCTGCAAATAGAAACAGGCTTTCTAAAAAGGAGAACAACGCGATCATGTTTATTAACAGACCAATCTATGGCTGTGGCTCCAGCCTGATGGAACATCAGGGGTGATCCAACACAGTCAAACTGTCCTAGCGAAGGCTCCAGTACACTCAGCGTAGCATGAACAAGGACAAGCTGCTTGATCTTGTTAAAAAAGACACTCaatgtcaaacaaaaacattagaTTAACTTTGATCACTGGTGGCGTGTGCCATTTTATGGACTTGTGTGGAGACTCaagtcattatttcattattgtggATTGATTGTGTCAATGAGTGCTTGTAAACTATATTGAGTGTGCCATTCACAAACAGTGAAGCAAAAGGAGCCAAGCTTCTGTAGTGCAGGTCGTTAGAAGTGAAAAAGCTGCTGTAATTGTGGGCTGATTGCTTTGTCCTGGAGTTAAGAGACCAGCACTCACATAGCACGTCCATTCTTGATGCTGCAGAGGTAGAACTTGTTATTTTCACTTATTGTAAAAGTGGAGAGTAATCAGCAGAGCCCGATCACCTGGACTACAGTAACATAAACATCTTCTGTGTGGAATCcttgaatttattttttaaagaactgTGACCAAGACATGTGCTCAGGACATTTCAcagttgaaaaaataaacatgttggTGCCATCTGTGCACCAAGCTTAAGATAATACAACAGCGATGCAATAAATGCTGCCTTCATGAAGGTTGTAATGTTTAGTTTAGGCGTGCTTGTTTTCCTGTACTGACTGCTTTGTCTGCCGTGTTGCATGAGAGGCCTGCAGAGGTTTGCACTCTGCCCCAAAGCAGGCAGAGTGAGGGTCTTAATCTAATCTCATTTGTGTGCTATTGATCATCAATCAACATGCATGCTTCACATGCGGCAGTGAGCAGCATGCGTCACATCAACATTTCCAGGAGCGTACACTCACACTCGCCGACAGGCAGGGGTGGGGTTTAGTGCCAATGTCCTCAGTGTCCTGGTAATATGCAAGCATCACCGGGGGATTATATTGCACAATGAGGCACTGCAGCGTCTGCCTGCCTTGACATCACAGGCTAAATTTGGTTCCGGGAGAAATaaatccctccctcctcccccccttaGACCCCCGTTTCTAACTCACAAACCACCTATACTTGGTTCCTGAGGGCATCACACAAAGAGATACAGCAAAATGGATCTGGATAGAAAATGGATGGTCACACCAGCTTTGGAAAAACCTGGTGTGACCATCCAAGTGGCCGCAGTAAAGGGGCTTCACAGGAGCCAACACTCAGCCCACTGACAGAACAAGTTGGATTAGCACCAGAAAAAAGGACTTAGTAGCAAAAAGATGTCCGTGTTTCCACCTGTGGCTGGTcaatgtgtggatgtatgtggatgcatgtgtgcTAGGCCAGATGGCCTAATTACAGTGGCTAGTGAGTTAAGTGGCATGTTGTCCTTGcacccaccaccccaccccacccccaatCCTAATCCTCCGAGCAATGGTCCAATCAGCATTTAAGAAGGCGGCTATGTTGCCGGGTCCCTGGCCCTAACAAGGCTAGGGGGTAATTATGGGCTCAGGCTAGACCCGGGATCACCTGCTACAGATGCTCCATACTGGCCAGGGCGTCTGCCTGCGTCACTAAACCTTACTTGGGATTTCTTCAGCGGCGCAAAACTTACTGCGGATGTCTGCATAGAAAACACTAAGGCCTGCCTGATATGGATCAGGCGTGCTAAATCTGCATCAGCTCCCTTTCATCGCATGTTCTCATTTTCATACTTGCCCTCTCTAAGGTTACTTGACCTTTCCCAGAGGGACTTGACAACATCCCGTCTCCAACGCTTAGCACACACATACCTCTAAAAACACCAACCCCCACACCTTTCCACCTGACTTGGCCAAGCTGAGTGAGGCAACAGGTTACTCATGATAATCTCATCCTACAACCTCCAGAAAAACAAGCACCAACTAACACCTGCCCTCCGAGGACACATCTGGCCCTGCAATTGGCTACCGTGCTCCCAGGGTTGAGGACCGTCTCTGAGGGCCACTGACATGCTGGCTACTCTGACGATGATCCAGAGAGCGCGTCAGCAGCACTGAGATGGCAGAGTAAACAAGCTGGGTTCcctcgggtgaagagaggacTCGGTGCAGTAAAAGGCTTTCCAGCAGTCTACTCTGCTCATCCTCTCACTGGTACCACAGCCTGTCTCGCAAAGGGAGGAGGCTTGTCTTCAGATGTAGACACCACGTATGCATCATGTATATGCCTGAATAACACTGCCGAAGTCGCCCTTTACCATGAAAATGCAGGTATGTCGCAAACAATTGCTggttaaaaatacatgaatcaaACTCATCAAGTGACACTGACATGCGAGAACGTGCTAAAATTGAGGCTTTGACCTTGATACATATAATGGCTAAGCTcttgcacacagcacacataaaACACGATCTGTAACCCTGATTTGTTGCCAACTGGTGCCCCCTGCTGGGAACGCCgacattgtgtttgtctgtgtttgataaACACTTTTTACTTGGGAGGTTTGGCCCACAAAAGATAAACAGACACAGGATTGAGCCCGACCTGGGTCATCTTGTCCACAGACACAGGGATGCCGTCAATGGTGAGAGGGGGCAGCTCTGAGGCCAGCTCGCCACCAGCGGGGGCATGTTCAGCCAGAGCGTTCTCCAGATCCTCCAACATCATGCCCTTATACTTCCTCacctggaggacagaaagacagtgtTTCAGTTTAGTGCTGGAACTGCGAACTATTGGTtagataaacagaaaatgatcatttaattGTTTAATCATGTCTATGATCTCTCCTTGTGATGGACCTCTCACTATTTTTGGACATAGAAAGTAAATTATTattagaaaaaaagagatgtgaAACTTATCGCATGAATGATTTGCATGCAAAGAGAGAATCAAGAAAGAGCAGCGACATAGCAAATGCAGTTCACTGAAGATGCACGGTTCAATGTACCTCTAAGTTTAACCGGCTGACTGTAACACTCACCACATTC contains:
- the nrf1 gene encoding nuclear respiratory factor 1 isoform X1 codes for the protein MDEHVVHQTEHMTTIEASAVSQQVQQVHVHVATFTEASMMSAEEDSTSSPDDDPYDDTDILNSAGTDEVTAHLAAAGPVGMAAAAAVATGKKRKRPHIFESNPSIRKRQQTRLLRKLRATLDEYTTRVGQQAIVLCISPSKPNPVFKVFGAAPLENVVRKYKGMMLEDLENALAEHAPAGGELASELPPLTIDGIPVSVDKMTQAQLRAFIPEMLKYSTGRGKPGWGKESCKPVWWPEDIPWANVRSDVRTEEQKQRVSWTQALRTIVKNCYKQHGREDLLYAFEDQQVTTAAPTQHHLTTAQSIAHLVPSQTVVQTINNPDGTVSLIQVGTGHTVATLADASELPGVTVAQVNYSTVTDGEVEQNWATLQGNEMTIQTTQASEATQAVASLAEAAVAASQEIQPGATVTMALNSEAAAHAVATLAEATLQGGGQIVLAETAAAVGALAGVQDATGLVQIPVSMYQTVVTSLAQGNRPVQVAMAPVATRIDNTVTLDGQAVEVVTLEQ
- the nrf1 gene encoding nuclear respiratory factor 1 isoform X2 — its product is MDEHVVHQTEHMTTIEASAVSQQVQQVHVATFTEASMMSAEEDSTSSPDDDPYDDTDILNSAGTDEVTAHLAAAGPVGMAAAAAVATGKKRKRPHIFESNPSIRKRQQTRLLRKLRATLDEYTTRVGQQAIVLCISPSKPNPVFKVFGAAPLENVVRKYKGMMLEDLENALAEHAPAGGELASELPPLTIDGIPVSVDKMTQAQLRAFIPEMLKYSTGRGKPGWGKESCKPVWWPEDIPWANVRSDVRTEEQKQRVSWTQALRTIVKNCYKQHGREDLLYAFEDQQVTTAAPTQHHLTTAQSIAHLVPSQTVVQTINNPDGTVSLIQVGTGHTVATLADASELPGVTVAQVNYSTVTDGEVEQNWATLQGNEMTIQTTQASEATQAVASLAEAAVAASQEIQPGATVTMALNSEAAAHAVATLAEATLQGGGQIVLAETAAAVGALAGVQDATGLVQIPVSMYQTVVTSLAQGNRPVQVAMAPVATRIDNTVTLDGQAVEVVTLEQ